The stretch of DNA GACCACACGGCCAGCCGCCAAGCACGAGAGGCGCGGGAGACTCTGATTGCGAACGACGTGCTTTCCATACGCGACGGGCGGTTCCATCGCGACGGCTGCCCTTCAAACGTCACGGAGTTTCCGCGGGCCCACTGCGTGACGGCAAGATGAGTACGTTTGAAGGTGGCCGACGAGTGCCCCGCATCATGTGGGCTCCCGGTCGAAGTCCTGCAGACACTGTGTGCGATTCACTTGCATCGACCATCGACTTGCTGCCCATGATCGCCGCCCTGACGAACAAGCCACTTCCCGACGATCGATCCATCGATGGCGTCGATATCTCGTCCTTATTGTTTGGCGGCGCTAAGTCCCCACGCGAAGAGTTTCTTTATTTCAACAACGGTGGACTGCTGGAGGGATCCCTATCGGAGATTGGAAGTTGCTGACGAAGCAAACCCAAGGCAAGAAAGACGGAGTCGCCGCGAAGTCCTCGCAAAGCGGATTCTGGATCTGCCGTATTTCAGTCCCCAGCGGGATCGACTCAAGGAGCTGGCGCCCGGAGTGTTCTACCTCTCTTCCAGGCGGCTACTCGATCAGCTTCACGGGCACGAAAATATTGAAACAGGACGGCTCAGCGCATCATGGAGTCGGCATTTATCCAACCGTGCCTGCGGTGCCGACCCGTAAGGGCCTTGCCGAAGGACGCGATGAAGTGATTGAAGCAGCCTTGGCGCTTGTGTTGGCTCGGATCGCCCACAGCTCAATCCAAGCAAAACCTTAACAGATCGCGAATATGACGGACGCCATTGGAATCATTCGTTCGCGGCAATGACTGCGTCCGAGACCGTGACGTCTTTGCCACGCAAGTTTCGGTCGAAGAATGACTTGACTCGAGACTCAATTTCTGAGCCACCGATACCGTGACCGCCGCCTTCGATCTTAACGAGTATTGTACTCATCCCCGCATCTCGCTGTCGTTGGTAAAAGGAAACACCTTGATCGAGAGGGACTGTCTTGTCAGCGGTACCATGGACAATCAGGAATGGAGGATCGTCTTTCGATACGTGCGTCGTTGGCGATGCTTGCTTGGCCATCTCCAACTTTTCCTTGAGGGGACCGCCAAAGAGTTTGTAGACGGGTTGGCCGGGTTGGCTCATCTTAGGAGCATCCGTATCGAATCGTAGAAAGTCGCTGGGTCCACAATAATCGACAACGCACGTGACGCGACTGCCGACGCCGGTTGTTCCAAGATCGCCTTCCAACTCTTTGACATCGCCTGATGTTCCGAGCAAACTGACAAGATGCCCACCAGCCGATGAACCCCAGACTCCAATCCGCTCGGGGTCGATTCCAAGTTGCGTGGCATTCGCGCGAAGGTATCTTATGGCTGCCTTGCAATCATGAATCTGGGCCGGCCAACTGGCGACGTCTGTTAAACGGTATCCGATACTCGCACCGGCATAATCTCCAGTTGCTACCCATTTGCCAACGCGAGCCAATCCGCTTGACTTGTCACCGTTCTGCCAACCGCCGCCGTGAATCCAGACGATGCACGGCAATGGTCCATTCGCCGATGTTTTGGGAGTGTAAAAATTGAGCTTCAAACGAACATCGCCGACCATCGCATATTCGACATCATTCCGAATCGTGATTTTTTCTTCAATAGCTGCAAGCTGCTTTGCCTTGCCCTTTGCTTGGTCGGCTTTGTCCTGGGCCGAGGTTGGGGTTATGGAAGTCAGCATCAAAAGAATGAAAACGCAAATCTCTGTACGCACGATTGAATCTCCACAGAAAATGAAGGTGGACGCGGTGAAAAACATTTGTAGCCAGCATAAATCGCGGCATTCACCGACAAGGCGCATTGTAACTGACTTTTCAAGTTCGGCGTCGCCTCCCTATGTGGCTAACGGCAGTCAGCTTTATCGTCGGTCGAGACCTGCTTCATCGCGACATGCGTGTTTTTCCTGAAAGCGGCTGTTCCCGAATGAAGGCGGCACTATACTAATGGATTGTCACAGCTGAATTTTTGGGAAGTGGACGAGGTCACGAGTCCTTTTTAGTCGCCAACGGTCGCGGGACTCGTAACCTCGTCCACTACAGACAACCCCAATTTGAAGCCTTGACGAACCACTAGATTCATTCCCCGGGGCTGCGAGTTCAACCGTGGCTGTTTTTCTAGGGACCACACCTGGCGAAAGTGGCGCCGATCAGCGGGATGAACATAGCCAAATCACGATGAGAATTAAACGAAAAGAAATATTTCCGTGGCTTCTGGCCAGGACTTTATCAGCCGCGATATTCGTGTTGCCGATCATCGGAATGTCGATGACTGTGGCTGCTGACCGGCCGAACATCGTGATCATTCTTGCGGATGACCTCGGGTACGGAAGCCTCAATTGTTACGGCGCTGACGAGTCGCATGTCCGAACTCCAAACATCGATCGGCTGGCAAAGCACGGACGACGCTTTACTGATGCGAATACTCCCTCCTCTGTTTGCTCGCCAACTCGCTATGGATTACTTGCCGGCCGGTATGACTGGAGGACGAATCAAAAGCACGGCGTAATCAACACCACTGATCCGTTGCATATTGAAACGTCACGCTCCACCATCGCTTCAATGTTGAAGTCGACCGGTTATCGTACGGCTGCGATCGGGAAGTGGCACCTTGGTTATGGTAAGGAAAAAGCGGACTTCACAAAGTTACTCACACCGGGGCCGTTGGATATCGGATTCGACTATCACTTTGCCGTGCCGCAGAATCATGGAGACGCGTCAGGGGTTTATGTCCGCGATCGGCAAGTCGTCGGCTTGCGCAGCGACCAAAAAGCCGGAAGTCTTGAAAACCGT from Planctopirus ephydatiae encodes:
- a CDS encoding alkaline phosphatase family protein, with the protein product MSTFEGGRRVPRIMWAPGRSPADTVCDSLASTIDLLPMIAALTNKPLPDDRSIDGVDISSLLFGGAKSPREEFLYFNNGGLLEGSLSEIGSC
- a CDS encoding alpha/beta hydrolase, with product MRLVGECRDLCWLQMFFTASTFIFCGDSIVRTEICVFILLMLTSITPTSAQDKADQAKGKAKQLAAIEEKITIRNDVEYAMVGDVRLKLNFYTPKTSANGPLPCIVWIHGGGWQNGDKSSGLARVGKWVATGDYAGASIGYRLTDVASWPAQIHDCKAAIRYLRANATQLGIDPERIGVWGSSAGGHLVSLLGTSGDVKELEGDLGTTGVGSRVTCVVDYCGPSDFLRFDTDAPKMSQPGQPVYKLFGGPLKEKLEMAKQASPTTHVSKDDPPFLIVHGTADKTVPLDQGVSFYQRQRDAGMSTILVKIEGGGHGIGGSEIESRVKSFFDRNLRGKDVTVSDAVIAANE
- a CDS encoding sulfatase-like hydrolase/transferase; translated protein: MAVFLGTTPGESGADQRDEHSQITMRIKRKEIFPWLLARTLSAAIFVLPIIGMSMTVAADRPNIVIILADDLGYGSLNCYGADESHVRTPNIDRLAKHGRRFTDANTPSSVCSPTRYGLLAGRYDWRTNQKHGVINTTDPLHIETSRSTIASMLKSTGYRTAAIGKWHLGYGKEKADFTKLLTPGPLDIGFDYHFAVPQNHGDASGVYVRDRQVVGLRSDQKAGSLENRRYL